Proteins encoded in a region of the Flammeovirga yaeyamensis genome:
- a CDS encoding DUF2490 domain-containing protein — protein MLRKLQALFILLSISSFSLFAQEGPEVNLEETGLWEGVYIKVRFSEKFGYYGEHHYRSRNAIDNVNSFVGRPRQIYNRAGLNIFFNDYFEAVIGPTYVVNYTPEPGNDEEYEPFTNEFRIWHQWLFKMPAMGRVKMYHQFRFEHRWKRKNDIGAEYDYTNRYRYKVFAYIPVNKPKIEKGSIFVSPSAEIFMHSGESIAYNPFEDFRTYNGVGYVINNSFTLFAGHMWTIGQKTSGYQYRTSHIFRINVFIGLDTRKGDAIPKINLGY, from the coding sequence ATGCTAAGAAAACTACAAGCTTTATTTATACTACTGAGTATAAGTTCATTCAGCCTTTTTGCACAAGAGGGACCAGAGGTTAATCTTGAGGAAACAGGCCTTTGGGAAGGTGTGTACATTAAAGTCAGATTTTCTGAGAAATTTGGCTATTATGGGGAGCACCACTATCGTTCGAGAAATGCTATCGACAATGTAAATTCATTTGTTGGAAGACCGAGACAGATCTATAACAGAGCAGGTCTAAACATATTTTTCAACGATTACTTTGAAGCCGTAATTGGTCCAACATACGTGGTCAATTATACTCCTGAACCTGGTAATGATGAAGAATACGAACCGTTCACAAACGAGTTCCGTATTTGGCATCAGTGGCTATTTAAAATGCCTGCCATGGGAAGGGTAAAAATGTATCATCAATTCCGTTTCGAACACAGATGGAAAAGAAAAAATGATATTGGTGCAGAATACGATTATACCAACAGGTATAGATATAAAGTTTTTGCCTATATCCCCGTAAACAAACCTAAAATTGAAAAAGGGTCAATTTTTGTTTCTCCAAGTGCAGAGATCTTTATGCATTCTGGAGAATCGATTGCTTACAACCCTTTTGAAGATTTCCGTACCTATAATGGTGTAGGTTATGTTATCAACAATAGCTTTACATTGTTTGCTGGTCATATGTGGACCATAGGACAAAAAACTTCTGGGTATCAATATAGAACAAGTCATATTTTCAGAATCAACGTATTTATTGGTTTAGATACCAGAAAAGGCGATGCTATTCCGAAGATCAACCTTGGTTATTAA
- a CDS encoding M20/M25/M40 family metallo-hydrolase, with amino-acid sequence MKKLLTSVLLLSVSTLWAQQSPKDKGLQAIDEATIQSSLTYLSSDWMEGREAGRPGAYRAAEYIASMFEFMGLEPAGDSVDGQPTYFQNFDVLEYRAADKQFLSVKTNNGQEHTFTYHTDFEVKAAPASISGKGNIVFVGYGLDIDSLKYNDFYKKNVEGKVWLRLKGKPTKGKVGEALKDLPAKQLHKTKEKLAEQYGALAIIEIDALGQLPTTAANFPFRDNRKYYEGDHKLSSFYDTRFYSPVSKPSKIAPVFMGGEYLMASLINKNEVFKYMKSVGEAKLYTPSLSAKSATFKSNAIVERKRLRNVLAKVTGQMPDSVVAIGAHYDHLGKREGYIWNGADDNASGVAAILGIAKAVKATGVQPKRTMLFASWTGEEKGLHGSRNFLLNYKDPSQIKMYLNFDMIGRRGDWHSKDNQVSFIYTAEHPETWDLNEQNIKDYSLNLEMFDGKSKKGEAGGSDNVNFDSYGIPYFWYHTGGHEDYHQVSDHADKIMMDKAAEITKLSYLNIWDIANE; translated from the coding sequence ATGAAGAAATTACTTACTTCAGTTTTACTATTGAGTGTCTCTACATTATGGGCACAGCAATCTCCAAAAGATAAAGGTCTACAAGCAATTGACGAGGCGACAATTCAGTCTTCATTAACGTACTTATCTTCCGATTGGATGGAAGGTAGAGAAGCCGGGCGTCCGGGTGCCTACAGGGCCGCAGAATATATTGCAAGCATGTTTGAATTTATGGGGTTAGAGCCTGCAGGTGATTCTGTGGATGGTCAGCCTACTTATTTTCAAAATTTTGATGTACTTGAATACAGAGCTGCAGACAAGCAGTTTTTATCTGTAAAAACGAATAATGGACAAGAACATACGTTTACTTATCATACCGATTTTGAAGTGAAAGCGGCTCCTGCTTCTATTTCAGGGAAAGGAAATATTGTATTTGTAGGCTATGGTTTAGATATCGATTCTTTAAAGTATAACGACTTCTACAAAAAGAATGTGGAAGGTAAAGTGTGGTTAAGATTAAAAGGCAAACCGACGAAAGGGAAAGTAGGTGAAGCGTTAAAAGATCTGCCAGCAAAGCAATTGCACAAAACGAAAGAGAAGTTAGCAGAGCAATATGGTGCTTTGGCCATTATTGAAATTGATGCTTTAGGTCAGTTACCAACAACAGCCGCCAACTTTCCATTCAGAGACAATAGAAAGTACTACGAGGGAGATCATAAACTATCTTCTTTTTACGATACAAGATTTTATAGCCCAGTATCAAAGCCAAGTAAAATTGCCCCTGTGTTTATGGGTGGTGAATACTTAATGGCTAGTCTTATTAATAAGAACGAAGTGTTTAAATACATGAAGAGTGTGGGTGAAGCGAAACTGTATACTCCATCACTTTCAGCAAAATCTGCCACATTTAAATCAAATGCTATTGTGGAGAGAAAGAGACTGAGAAATGTATTGGCAAAAGTGACGGGACAGATGCCTGACTCTGTAGTAGCCATTGGTGCTCACTACGATCACTTGGGTAAAAGAGAGGGGTATATATGGAATGGTGCCGACGATAACGCCTCTGGTGTTGCTGCAATTTTAGGTATCGCAAAAGCCGTGAAAGCAACAGGTGTTCAACCAAAAAGAACGATGTTATTTGCTTCTTGGACGGGCGAGGAAAAAGGCTTGCACGGTTCCAGAAACTTCTTGCTGAATTATAAAGATCCGTCACAAATCAAGATGTATCTTAACTTTGATATGATTGGTAGAAGAGGGGATTGGCACTCAAAAGACAATCAAGTGAGCTTTATCTACACTGCCGAACATCCTGAAACTTGGGATCTAAACGAGCAAAATATCAAAGATTATTCATTGAACTTAGAAATGTTTGATGGGAAGTCGAAAAAAGGTGAAGCCGGTGGATCAGATAATGTGAACTTCGATAGCTACGGTATTCCTTATTTCTGGTACCATACAGGAGGTCATGAAGATTACCATCAAGTATCTGATCATGCAGATAAAATTATGATGGATAAAGCAGCTGAAATTACAAAATTAAGCTATTTAAATATTTGGGATATTGCGAATGAATAA
- a CDS encoding MORN repeat-containing protein: protein MKKILYTIPSLIILIVVGFYMKSQIEELEKEVLVLEEKNDELEKLSLKNKADSLLISHNFTEALIHYQTLDSIHQTSAHTDKAMEYISSQKVPYNKINELEERYYHKENHISELRFNQDELSDSIYYLKKVNRTLTIDKGHLESDLFKNYKEIKNLKKELDLKDKQINRLDIINFDGAEIKYIGEVRNEEANGFGYAVFEKKGFYEGLWEDNMQNGKGIYTWANGDRYEGNYKNGIRDGFGVYYFQSGERYEGFWANNLRDGFGVIFDKDNKKIYEGVWKKDKPKGNKKGKGEKEM, encoded by the coding sequence ATGAAAAAAATACTTTATACTATTCCTTCTTTAATTATACTCATCGTAGTGGGATTTTATATGAAATCTCAAATTGAAGAGTTAGAAAAGGAAGTACTCGTATTAGAAGAGAAAAACGATGAATTGGAAAAATTATCACTAAAAAATAAAGCAGATTCTTTATTGATTAGTCATAATTTCACTGAAGCATTAATTCACTACCAAACGTTGGATAGCATTCATCAAACGAGTGCGCATACGGATAAAGCCATGGAGTACATCTCCTCTCAGAAGGTGCCTTATAATAAAATTAACGAGTTAGAAGAGCGTTATTATCATAAGGAAAACCATATTTCTGAGTTGCGTTTTAATCAAGATGAATTATCGGATAGTATCTATTACTTGAAGAAAGTCAATAGAACACTAACCATCGATAAGGGACATTTAGAGTCTGATCTATTTAAAAACTATAAAGAGATCAAGAACCTAAAAAAAGAACTTGATTTAAAAGACAAGCAAATCAACCGTTTGGATATCATCAACTTTGACGGTGCAGAGATTAAATATATTGGCGAGGTGAGAAATGAAGAAGCCAATGGTTTTGGCTATGCTGTTTTTGAGAAAAAAGGCTTCTATGAAGGTCTTTGGGAAGACAACATGCAAAACGGTAAAGGTATTTATACTTGGGCGAATGGCGACCGTTACGAAGGAAACTATAAAAACGGTATCAGAGACGGTTTTGGAGTTTATTACTTCCAATCTGGCGAAAGATACGAAGGTTTCTGGGCAAACAACTTAAGAGATGGTTTTGGTGTAATCTTCGATAAAGACAACAAAAAAATCTATGAAGGGGTTTGGAAAAAAGACAAGCCTAAAGGAAATAAGAAAGGAAAGGGTGAGAAGGAAATGTAA
- the gldA gene encoding gliding motility-associated ABC transporter ATP-binding subunit GldA encodes MSIQVTNLTKKYDEQTAVNNISFEAKPGEILGFLGPNGAGKSTTMKIATCYVPPTQGTIKVCGFDVVDQPIDVRKKVGYLPEHNPLYLDMYVREYLDYSASLYKIKGQKKREKIEEMIELTGLTRERKKKIGALSKGYRQRVGLAQALIHDPEVLILDEPTTGLDPIQLEDIRSLIKKVSKNKTVMLSTHIMQEVQALCDRVVIIRKGDIVANDSVENLRHLGAKTTISLTYEKPTEASFLNSIEGIEKLELINEQQILVHYSQDIDLRGDIFRASANNNAAIIEMNMQMQSMEEIFQQLAQ; translated from the coding sequence ATGAGTATTCAAGTAACCAATCTTACAAAGAAATACGACGAGCAGACAGCGGTAAATAATATTAGTTTCGAGGCAAAGCCAGGAGAGATCTTGGGCTTCTTAGGACCTAATGGTGCCGGAAAATCTACGACCATGAAAATTGCTACCTGCTATGTTCCCCCCACTCAAGGAACGATTAAAGTATGTGGTTTTGATGTAGTAGATCAGCCTATCGATGTACGTAAGAAAGTAGGATATTTACCTGAACATAATCCTTTGTATTTGGATATGTATGTTCGGGAGTATTTGGATTACTCAGCATCTCTATACAAAATTAAAGGACAGAAGAAGAGAGAGAAGATAGAGGAGATGATTGAACTTACGGGCTTGACTAGAGAACGTAAGAAGAAAATTGGTGCATTATCAAAGGGATATCGTCAAAGAGTAGGTTTAGCACAAGCGCTTATTCACGATCCGGAGGTTCTAATTTTAGACGAACCTACCACTGGTCTTGATCCTATTCAATTAGAAGATATCAGATCTTTGATAAAAAAAGTAAGTAAAAACAAAACCGTCATGCTTTCTACTCACATCATGCAAGAAGTACAAGCCTTGTGTGATCGAGTAGTCATTATTAGAAAAGGAGATATTGTCGCGAATGACAGTGTTGAAAATTTACGTCACTTAGGAGCTAAAACCACTATCAGTTTAACTTACGAAAAACCAACAGAAGCATCTTTTTTAAATTCTATCGAAGGTATAGAAAAACTCGAACTGATTAACGAACAGCAAATTTTAGTACACTACTCTCAAGACATAGATTTAAGAGGGGATATATTTAGAGCGTCTGCAAATAACAATGCAGCCATTATTGAGATGAATATGCAAATGCAATCCATGGAAGAAATTTTCCAGCAGTTGGCTCAATAA
- the murI gene encoding glutamate racemase, translating into MIGIFDSGYGGLSVQKAVMQLMPNTPIVYFADHQYCPYGRKSKEELIERAFFIVDALIEQGAQLIIVACNTATAAAIDTLREKYDIPFVGMEPAIKPAALASTSKKVGVLATEGTFSGKLFKQTKEKFAQGVEVIIQEGVGLVELVEKGLMGTYKAHQVLYPIIAKMKAHRVDHLVLGCTHYPFLKDDIQKMLGDKVRLIDPSPAVAQQAQRLYQKDESKPEIKKYYRFITSGLKVKEYRRNILQLLQLDEENTLFMYE; encoded by the coding sequence ATGATTGGAATTTTTGATTCTGGATATGGTGGCTTATCAGTTCAAAAAGCAGTGATGCAATTGATGCCGAACACACCTATTGTTTATTTTGCGGATCATCAATACTGTCCTTATGGTAGAAAATCTAAGGAAGAGTTGATAGAAAGAGCTTTTTTTATTGTCGATGCACTTATTGAACAAGGAGCACAGTTAATTATTGTTGCTTGCAATACAGCGACTGCAGCGGCTATAGATACGTTGAGGGAAAAGTACGATATTCCATTTGTGGGAATGGAACCTGCAATTAAACCAGCAGCTTTGGCCTCAACATCAAAAAAAGTGGGAGTATTGGCGACAGAAGGAACATTTTCGGGGAAACTATTTAAGCAAACAAAAGAAAAGTTTGCACAAGGAGTGGAGGTCATCATTCAAGAAGGAGTAGGATTAGTAGAGTTGGTTGAAAAAGGATTGATGGGGACCTATAAAGCGCATCAAGTGCTTTATCCAATTATTGCTAAAATGAAGGCACATCGTGTGGATCATTTGGTATTGGGGTGTACACACTATCCGTTCTTAAAAGACGACATACAAAAGATGTTGGGAGATAAGGTCAGATTAATTGATCCTTCCCCTGCGGTAGCCCAACAAGCACAAAGGTTATATCAAAAAGATGAATCTAAACCTGAAATCAAAAAGTATTATCGCTTTATCACTTCAGGATTAAAAGTAAAAGAATATAGGAGGAACATCCTTCAATTGCTTCAACTTGATGAAGAGAACACCTTGTTTATGTACGAATAA
- a CDS encoding lactonase family protein — translation MKKLILTIASMMLSLGAMSQQVSFLVGTYTQKDSKGVYKVTLEQETGHLFVDGVIIKAQNPSYVAYSKNRKYLGVLNESEEGTVSLYKVLDGQYHLVNRQHTKGSYPCHISFDGSNNVYVANYGSGNVSVFKIEDKKLSEIKQTIKYDKTGPNTGRQEASHAHFSNFVKHSKTLYTVDLGGDEVHAYHMAKDGLQEKFSFQITPGGGPRHLVDNGGHIYVLEELTSKVAVYNKEGNTPQLVQEISMLPEGFTDANTGAAIKMSKDKKFLYATNRGDNSIVIFKVLQDGQLEVIGHESVRGDSPRDFSFSPKQNYIVVANQESDNITLFKRNKETGLLEFVGEAEISMPVNIVF, via the coding sequence ATGAAAAAACTGATTTTAACAATTGCTTCAATGATGCTTTCATTGGGAGCAATGTCTCAACAAGTTTCCTTTTTAGTGGGAACTTACACTCAAAAGGATTCAAAAGGTGTGTATAAAGTAACACTCGAACAGGAAACAGGGCACTTATTTGTAGATGGAGTAATTATCAAAGCACAAAATCCATCTTATGTAGCTTATTCTAAAAACCGTAAATATTTAGGAGTACTGAATGAAAGTGAAGAAGGAACGGTAAGTTTATACAAGGTGTTGGATGGTCAATACCATCTCGTAAACAGACAACATACTAAAGGGTCTTATCCGTGTCACATATCATTTGATGGAAGTAACAATGTATATGTTGCCAATTATGGTTCTGGAAATGTGTCTGTCTTCAAAATCGAAGACAAAAAATTATCAGAAATAAAGCAAACGATCAAATATGATAAGACGGGTCCGAATACAGGACGTCAGGAAGCTTCTCATGCACACTTCTCTAACTTTGTAAAACACTCTAAAACACTTTACACAGTAGATTTAGGTGGAGATGAAGTACATGCGTATCATATGGCTAAAGATGGTTTGCAAGAAAAGTTCTCTTTTCAAATTACACCTGGAGGTGGACCAAGACATTTGGTTGATAACGGAGGTCATATTTATGTATTGGAAGAACTGACTTCTAAAGTAGCTGTTTACAATAAAGAAGGGAACACCCCTCAACTAGTACAAGAAATTTCTATGTTGCCAGAAGGATTTACTGATGCTAATACAGGTGCAGCCATTAAAATGAGCAAGGACAAGAAATTTTTGTATGCGACCAATAGAGGCGATAATAGCATAGTGATATTTAAAGTATTACAAGATGGACAATTAGAAGTCATTGGTCATGAAAGCGTAAGAGGTGATTCTCCAAGAGATTTCTCTTTCTCACCAAAACAGAATTATATTGTTGTAGCGAATCAAGAGTCTGATAACATCACATTATTTAAAAGAAATAAAGAGACAGGTTTATTAGAATTTGTCGGCGAAGCAGAAATTAGTATGCCGGTCAATATTGTCTTTTAA
- a CDS encoding SelT/SelW/SelH family protein, which yields MEKIKISIEFCTLCHWTPRAVWMTQELLYTFQNDVAEVKLIPTDGGVFRISVDDEVVWDRKESGFPEPKAVKQKIRDVIDPKRSLGHSDK from the coding sequence ATGGAGAAGATAAAGATTTCAATAGAGTTTTGTACACTTTGTCATTGGACCCCTCGAGCGGTGTGGATGACACAAGAATTACTATATACTTTTCAGAATGATGTAGCTGAAGTAAAATTGATTCCAACAGATGGAGGGGTATTTAGAATTTCTGTAGATGATGAGGTAGTTTGGGACCGAAAAGAGTCGGGATTCCCAGAACCCAAAGCGGTCAAACAAAAAATTAGAGATGTTATTGATCCAAAAAGATCTTTAGGGCACTCTGATAAATAG